A genomic window from Vitis riparia cultivar Riparia Gloire de Montpellier isolate 1030 chromosome 18, EGFV_Vit.rip_1.0, whole genome shotgun sequence includes:
- the LOC117906771 gene encoding FHA domain-containing protein PS1-like: MITMADENEKKIPVFTVLKNNVILKNIFVIDQPPPGISQPERPEYVLEEILMVGRHPDCNIMLTHPSISRFHLQIYSNPTLQKLSVMDLSSVHGTWVSEKKIQPRARVELKEGDTIRLGSSSRIYRLHWVPLSRAYDLENPFVSASDVLMEEEKEDEIYQDVSSFSVDSKEIQSQHPVLKGMESFFSDENCEPFVEKPIPSAPPEPENMNSSASDEEKPEGEGLPVVEAFEEIENQSPSRKDYEQMEILGAVNLLPSAEVLLETINEQLDEEIKSPQPLFVSEVFSQGETPVGLPTKSWQKSKLLGNLDSSVADDKIEIPLVAEVLEEVENQSPPRKGYEQREASGLHSGAITTESVNSSVPDRNILSDIGNQQFSNENQPPKPLPVTLGLSDDENPESPPVRLEQKSSLPNIWSRRGKPASVLQIQTGRSTRKSIGDGNGAKIRKPKQEDLENKPISRALFPMFDGEETEIFTPNKENFSPNTLLLKSVNKKKGILEETKQSTLCRSSSSSKFSTGPNKCSEEDTSTFSDKENQTPQVLQTRKSVRPSPENSSRNRGKLEQEIMVMKRGAERVPFHSLLENAACKSKSEVSILGAKTRSSNSVNCTGTTGNATNSSFNNSAGEGKRRWNMVVDATCLLNKESRKSLQLLQGLKGTQLIIPRMVIRELDCLKRRGSLFRRISEVSLVLQWIEECMVKTKWWIHVQSSIDEGMPIAPTPPASPPPRFSEGSGGFTSGTTSSVPFSACGSLMEIVSPTADDHILECALFFRRIKNDGQLVLLTNDVTLKIKAMAEGLNCETVEEFRESLVNPFSERFMWSDSSPRGQTWSYLDDVVLREKYYRCPLKKASKGGESAKGLKLILLHNSHYGKIGSIS; the protein is encoded by the exons ATGATCACCATGGCtgatgaaaatgagaagaaaatccCTGTATTCACAGTCCTGAAGAACAACGTCATTCTCAAGAACATCTTCGTGATCGACCAACCACCGCCGGGGATCTCCCAACCGGAAAGACCAGAGTACGTATTGGAAGAGATCTTGATGGTTGGAAGACACCCAGATTGCAACATCATGTTGACACATCCAAGCATCAGCAGATTCCACcttcaaatatattcaaaccCCACGTTGCAGAAGCTCTCTGTGATGGATTTATCATCTG TACATGGGACTTGGGTTTCGGAGAAGAAGATCCAACCGCGTGCTCGAGTTGAACTTAAAGAGGGCGATACAATAAGGTTGGGCAGCTCTAGCAGGATCTATAGGCTGCATTGGGTTCCTTTGAGCCGGGCCTATGATTTAGAAAACCCATTTGTGTCAGCGTCAGATGTGTTgatggaagaagagaaagaagatgaaATTTATCAG GATGTGAGTTCATTTTCTGTTGACAGTAAGGAAATTCAATCGCAGCATCCAGTTCTGAAGGGCATGGAATCTTTCTTTTCTGATGAGAATTGTGAACCATTTGTGGAGAAACCAATTCCATCTGCACCTCCAGAGCCGGAAAACATGAATTCTTCAGCTTCTGATGAAGAAAAACCAGAAGGAGAAGGTCTTCCAGTAGTTGAGGCATTTGAAGAGATAgaaaatcaaagtccatcaaGAAAAGATTATGAACAGATGGAGATACTGGGTGCTGTGAATTTGTTGCCTTCTGCAGAGGTTCTCTTGGAGACAATAAATGAACAATTGGATGAAGAAATCAAGAGCCCACAACCTCTTTTTGTCTCAGAGGTATTTTCTCAAGGAGAAACTCCAGTGGGTCTCCCAACAAAATCCTGGCAAAAATCTAAGTTGCTTGGAAATCTGGATTCGTCTGTTGCTGATGATAAAATAGAAATCCCATTGGTAGCTGAAGTTCTTGAAGAAGTGGAAAACCAGAGCCCTCCAAGAAAAGGCTATGAACAGAGAGAAGCCTCAGGCCTCCACTCCGGAGCTATCACAACTGAATCTGTCAATTCGTCTGTCCCAGACAGGAATATTCTCTCTGATATTGGGAATCAACAATTTTCCAATGAAAACCAGCCCCCTAAACCTCTTCCTGTGACCCTTGGACTGTCTGATGATGAAAATCCAGAAAGTCCTCCAGTAAGATTGGAGCAAAAATCTAGTTTACCTAACATATGGTCAAGAAGAGGTAAGCCTGCTAGTGTTCTTCAGATTCAAACAGGCAGGAGCACAAGAAAGAGCATTGGTGATGGTAATGGTGCTAAAATTAGAAAGCCAAAGCAGGAGGATTTGGAAAATAAACCAATTTCAAGGGCTCTTTTCCCTATGTTTGATGGGGAAGAGACAGAAATTTTTACTCCTAACAAAGagaatttttcaccaaataccCTTCTGCTGAAGTCTGTGAATAAGAAGAAGGGCATTCTAGAAGAAACTAAACAGTCCACATTGTGCagatcatcatcatcttcaaagTTTTCCACTGGCCCCAACAAATGTTCAGAAGAAGATACGTCCACCTTTTCAGACAAAGAGAATCAGACACCTCAAGTTCTCCAAACACGAAAATCAGTAAGGCCCTCACCTGAAAATAGCTCTAGAAATCGTGGAAAGTTGGAACAGGAGATTATGGTAATGAAGAGAGGAGCAGAAAGGGTACCATTTCATTCTCTGCTTGAGAATGCTGCTTGCAAAAGCAAGTCAGAAGTTTCAATCCTTGGTGCTAAAACTAGAAGCAGCAATTCTGTCAACTGTACTGGAACCACAGGGAATGCCACCAACTCTTCTTTT AACAATTCTGCTGGAGAGGGAAAGAGAAGGTGGAACATGGTAGTGGACGCTACTTGCCTTCTGAACAAAGAGTCGAGGAAGTCATTACAGCTTTTACAAGGTCTCAAGGGAACTCAACTAATCATTCCAAGAATGg TCATTAGGGAGCTGGATTGCCTGAAGCGACGAGGTAGTTTGTTTAGAAGAATATCAGAAGTTTCTTTGGTGTTGCAATGGATTGAGGAATGTATGGTGAAAACAAAGTGGTGGATCCACGTTCAGAGCTCTATAGATGAAGGAATGCCCATTGCACCAACCCCTCCTGCTTCTCCTCCTCCTCGATTCAGTGAAGGAAGTGGGGGATTCACCAGTGGGACGACAAGCTCAGTGCCATTTTCTGCCTGCGGGAGTTTAATGGAAATAGTTTCACCAACTGCAGACGACCATATCCTTGAATGTGCTCTTTTCTTCAGGAGAATAAAGAATGATGGACAGCTTGTCCTTCTTACCAATGATGTCACTCTGAAGATCAAAGCCATGGCAGAa GGTTTGAATTGTGAGACAGTAGAGGAATTCCGTGAGAGTCTGGTGAACCCCTTTTCTGAGAGGTTCATGTGGTCTGACAGCTCTCCCAGAGGACAGACTTGGTCCTACTTAGATGATGTAGTTCTAAGGGAGAAATATTACCGCTGCCCTCTGAAGAAGGCATCAAAGGGAGGAGAAAGCGCAAAGGGTTTGAAGCTGATACTCCTCCATAATTCTCATTATGGGAAGATCGGTTCAATCAGCTAA
- the LOC117906772 gene encoding LOW QUALITY PROTEIN: protein SENSITIVE TO PROTON RHIZOTOXICITY 1-like (The sequence of the model RefSeq protein was modified relative to this genomic sequence to represent the inferred CDS: inserted 1 base in 1 codon) yields the protein MDLKDRLSVDTWTESSSSGNELPKDQQSFTNFSLQQQQHQQKWEDPSVLDFSVRIEPAFQEFNQTSATPSSLPCNPNSQIKNLNREDCQMNEMLEPNXIQDWDPRVMLSNLSFLEQKIHQLQDLVHLIVGRRSQVLGRTNELVAQQQQLVTADLTSIIVQLITTAGTLLPSVKNTLSMASPSVGQLGQLGGVLFPSGTGMNGGGVAQSSGGSKVSDQSNQIDLTGACVIEQNNATEEHELKDEDDADEGENLPPGSYEILQLEKEEILAPHTHFCMICGKGFKRDANLRMHMRGHGDEYKTPAALAKPNKESSSEPMLIKRYSCPFAGCKRNKDHKKFQPLKTILCVKNHYKRTHCDKSYTCSRCNTKKFSVIADLKTHEKHCGKDKWLCSCGTTFSRKDKLFGHIALFQGHTPAIPLDETKGSVGPSDRGEGNGVANKVGSVGFNFSSNASSGSGVQDMMMDVKRGADEPTGFFSPLTFDPCSLVGFHEFPRPPFEDSESSFSFLVPGSCSYTRKTGGESSSNDLE from the exons atgGATCTCAAAGATAGGCTTTCTGTAGATACCTGGACAGAATCATCTTCATCCGGGAATGAATTACCGAAAGATCAACAATCATTCACCAATTTTAGtttgcagcagcagcagcatcaGCAGAAGTGGGAAGATCCTTCTGTGCTAGATTTCAGTGTTAGGATTGAACCAGCTTTCCAGGAATTCAACCAGACTTCTGCAACCCCATCATCTCTTCCTTGCAACCCTAATAGTCAAATCAAAAACTTGAACCGAGAAGATTGTCAGATGAATGAGATGCTAGAACCCA AAATCCAAGACTGGGATCCAAGAGTGATGCTTAGCAATCTCTCTTTCCTGGAACAGAAGATACATCAACTCCAGGATTTAGTCCATCTGATTGTTGGTCGGAGAAGCCAAGTTTTGGGTCGAACAAATGAACTTGTAGCTCAGCAGCAGCAGCTTGTCACTGCTGATCTCACTTCTATTATTGTTCAATTGATCACGACTGCTGGTACTCTTCTCCCATCTGTGAAGAATACCCTTTCGATGGCTAGTCCTTCTGTTGGACAGCTTGGGCAGCTTGGTGGAGTACTGTTTCCTTCAGGAACAGGCATGAATGGGGGTGGTGTGGCACAAAGTAGTGGTGGAAGCAAGGTTTCTGATCAATCTAACCAGATTGATCTAACTGGTGCTTGTGTAATTGAACAAAACAATGCTACTGAAGAACATGAACTGAAAGATGAAGATGATGCTGATGAAGGGGAGAACCTTCCTCCTGGCTCCTATGAGATCTTACAGCTAGAAAAGGAAGAAATCCTTGCACCTCACACCCACTTCTGCATGATATGTGGTAAGGGATTCAAGAGGGATGCGAATTTGAGGATGCACATGAGAGGTCATGGTGATGAATACAAAACTCCAGCAGCTCTTGCAAAACCCAACAAGGAATCCAGCTCTGAGCCAATGCTTATTAAGAGGTATTCCTGCCCTTTTGCTGGTTGCAAGCGCAACAAGGATCATAAAAAGTTTCAACCTCTGAAAACCATTTTATGTGTGAAAAACCATTACAAGAGGACTCATTGCGACAAAAGCTACACTTGCAGCAGGTGCAACACCAAGAAGTTCTCAGTTATTGCTGATCTTAAAACTCATGAGAAGCATTGTGGCAAGGATAAGTGGCTTTGTTCCTGTGGAACCACTTTCTCAAGAAAAGACAAGCTTTTTGGGCATATTGCTCTCTTCCAAGGCCACACTCCTGCTATTCCCCTTGATGAAACTAAAGGATCTGTTGGGCCATCTGACCGTGGGGAAGGCAATGGAGTAGCAAATAAGGTTGGAAGTGTGGGGTTCAACTTCAGTTCAAATGCTTCAAGTGGAAGTGGAGTTCAAGATATGATGATGGATGTAAAAAGGGGTGCTGACGAGCCTACTGGTTTTTTCTCACCATTGACCTTTGATCCTTGTAGTCTCGTTGGGTTTCACGAGTTCCCTCGACCCCCATTTGAAGACTCAGAAAGTTCATTCTCTTTTCTCGTCCCAGGGTCTTGTAGCTATACAAGAAAGACTGGAGGCGAGTCTAGTTCTAATGATCTTGAGTAG